Proteins co-encoded in one Methanobrevibacter olleyae genomic window:
- a CDS encoding glycosyltransferase family 4 protein, with the protein MKIAMVGQFPPHIGGVGVHIHSLAKKLIKEGHEVYVITYPHKDIKDIDGIHVIGTKGVNIPGLRGLFFAINGKRELKRLIEKENIDIIHGHYLLPAGWTSVKAGKSTKTKTYVTSHGSDMFEIYKKQSLIRPLIKKVLKDADIVLAVSDTLKNEIINTKIPDIEKKTRLHWNSVDIDKFQTTKDNESKFKEELVNKFNIAIDKPIILFVGNIIKRKNVDLLIEAKKQLKAKANLVIVGDGPLLRQLKDKTENEYLKGNLDNVYFTGSRTDIEDIIPSCDLLVLPSFTESFGLVLIEALACGKPVIGSNVGGIKEIITEDVGLLINPNDSEDLAKAIDKILTDKDLREKFQSNARNRAKDFSETKLPYDELN; encoded by the coding sequence ATGAAAATTGCAATGGTTGGACAATTTCCACCACATATTGGGGGAGTTGGAGTACATATACATAGTTTAGCCAAGAAATTAATAAAAGAAGGTCATGAAGTATATGTAATAACATACCCTCACAAAGATATTAAAGATATTGATGGAATCCATGTTATCGGTACAAAAGGAGTTAATATTCCCGGATTAAGAGGATTATTTTTTGCAATTAATGGAAAAAGAGAACTTAAAAGATTAATTGAAAAAGAAAATATTGACATAATCCATGGCCACTACTTACTACCTGCAGGGTGGACCTCTGTAAAAGCTGGAAAATCAACTAAAACAAAAACTTATGTAACATCCCATGGATCGGATATGTTTGAAATCTATAAAAAACAATCATTAATAAGACCTCTTATAAAAAAAGTTCTAAAAGATGCAGATATAGTACTTGCTGTAAGTGATACATTAAAAAATGAAATAATAAATACAAAAATACCAGATATAGAAAAAAAAACAAGATTACACTGGAACTCAGTAGATATTGACAAGTTTCAAACTACAAAAGATAATGAAAGTAAATTCAAGGAAGAATTAGTTAATAAATTTAATATAGCTATTGATAAACCTATAATATTATTTGTTGGAAATATAATCAAAAGAAAAAATGTTGACTTGCTCATTGAAGCTAAAAAACAATTAAAAGCTAAGGCAAATCTTGTTATTGTAGGTGATGGTCCTCTTTTAAGACAGCTAAAAGATAAAACTGAAAATGAATATTTAAAAGGGAATCTCGATAATGTTTACTTCACAGGTTCAAGAACTGATATAGAAGATATAATACCAAGCTGTGATTTACTTGTTTTACCTTCATTTACTGAAAGTTTTGGACTTGTTTTAATAGAAGCTTTAGCCTGTGGTAAACCTGTAATTGGTAGTAATGTAGGTGGAATAAAAGAAATAATTACAGAAGATGTTGGTTTATTAATCAATCCAAATGACAGCGAAGATCTAGCAAAAGCTATCGATAAAATCTTAACAGATAAAGATTTAAGAGAAAAATTCCAATCAAATGCTAGAAATAGAGCAAAAGACTTCTCAGAAACTAAATTACCCTATGATGAATTGAATTGA
- a CDS encoding thioredoxin family protein yields the protein MANKVEVFTSPTCPHCPGAVKVVEEAKAKLGDKLDVQVLSIADPDNRDLAIGYGVTAVPAIAINNSLAFIGAPRLNELLERLE from the coding sequence ATGGCAAACAAAGTAGAAGTATTTACCTCACCAACCTGTCCTCATTGTCCAGGTGCTGTAAAAGTTGTTGAAGAAGCAAAAGCAAAATTAGGTGACAAACTCGATGTACAAGTACTCAGTATAGCAGATCCAGATAACAGAGATTTAGCTATTGGCTACGGTGTTACAGCAGTACCTGCAATTGCAATTAATAATTCATTAGCATTTATTGGTGCTCCAAGACTTAATGAATTATTAGAAAGATTAGAATAA
- a CDS encoding S49 family peptidase has translation MSENKIKWLNIGIGAFIILAITLLLVLILPLSNLAIEQDEIAIISISGTVTYNPSNSTKVTTSVSQIENALNEANSNKNVKAIVLDIDSKGGSEVASEQIADDIKNSEKLVIAYIGDKGLDESYLIASSADSIVASSSSSIGGIGLSFINSDKYSKLKLRGEYNEDYLKLKKSNKTDADKLANGQKMIDQDYTQFIKKIAKNRGLSPNYIAKLAHGKKYNGNEAKNLGLIDRVGNKNKAIELAASKSNTTNYTAVNYPKAKKSLTETLSENKLFNL, from the coding sequence ATGAGTGAAAACAAAATAAAATGGCTTAATATAGGAATAGGTGCATTCATTATATTAGCTATAACATTACTTTTAGTTCTTATTTTACCACTAAGTAATTTAGCTATTGAACAGGATGAAATAGCTATTATATCAATTAGTGGAACTGTTACATACAATCCATCTAATTCTACCAAAGTTACAACAAGTGTAAGTCAGATAGAAAATGCATTAAATGAAGCAAACTCTAACAAAAATGTAAAAGCTATTGTATTAGATATAGATAGTAAAGGTGGAAGTGAAGTTGCAAGTGAACAAATAGCTGATGATATTAAAAACTCAGAAAAGTTAGTTATTGCATATATTGGAGATAAAGGATTAGATGAAAGTTATTTAATCGCATCTAGTGCAGATTCTATTGTTGCAAGTTCTTCATCATCAATTGGAGGAATTGGCCTTAGCTTTATTAATAGTGATAAATATTCAAAGCTTAAACTTAGAGGAGAATATAATGAAGATTATCTTAAATTAAAAAAATCTAATAAAACAGATGCTGATAAGCTTGCAAATGGTCAAAAAATGATTGATCAAGATTATACTCAATTTATTAAAAAAATCGCTAAAAATAGAGGTTTAAGTCCAAATTATATTGCAAAATTAGCTCATGGTAAAAAATATAATGGAAATGAAGCTAAAAACTTAGGTTTAATTGATAGAGTTGGAAATAAAAATAAAGCTATTGAATTAGCTGCTTCAAAATCAAATACAACTAATTATACTGCAGTTAATTATCCTAAAGCTAAAAAAAGCTTAACTGAAACTTTAAGTGAAAATAAATTGTTCAATCTATAA
- a CDS encoding shikimate kinase, giving the protein MSKTVLSPGSATIINAISTGFGSAFGIGLSIEAEAKFSNCGINCSSDLGVSPNLMNLCVKKVLDYYNITNDKIIEEIISDLDFGNGEGIEIKTKSNLPLGSGLSSSSALSNAVVMASASLIADEFCLKPLSDFELVNLGIDASLEAGVTITGAFDDASASLFGGVTITDNTKRKILHQEKMPNYDVLVFMPDKESLSGSSDVSRMKLIAPFVEMAFDKAMDKEYLEALTLNGLLYASVLNFDNNIALDALESGALASGLSGTGSSFVAIVDDSSIDNVKEAWNSYDGKIIETIVDNEGTRFI; this is encoded by the coding sequence TTGAGTAAAACAGTTTTATCTCCAGGTTCTGCTACAATTATTAATGCAATTTCAACTGGTTTTGGTTCTGCATTTGGTATTGGCCTTTCTATTGAAGCTGAAGCTAAATTTTCTAATTGTGGTATTAACTGCTCTTCAGATTTAGGAGTTAGTCCTAATTTAATGAATTTATGTGTAAAGAAAGTTTTAGATTATTATAATATTACTAATGATAAAATTATTGAAGAGATTATCAGTGATTTAGATTTTGGAAATGGAGAAGGTATTGAAATTAAAACTAAATCTAATTTACCATTAGGTTCAGGTTTATCAAGTAGCAGTGCTTTATCTAATGCAGTCGTTATGGCATCTGCTTCTTTAATTGCAGATGAATTCTGCCTAAAACCATTAAGTGATTTTGAATTAGTTAATCTTGGAATTGATGCTTCACTTGAGGCAGGAGTTACTATAACTGGAGCTTTTGATGATGCTTCTGCATCTCTCTTTGGTGGAGTAACTATAACTGATAATACTAAGCGTAAGATTTTACATCAAGAAAAAATGCCTAATTATGATGTTTTAGTATTTATGCCAGATAAAGAATCTTTAAGCGGATCTTCTGATGTTAGTAGGATGAAATTAATTGCTCCATTTGTTGAAATGGCCTTTGATAAAGCTATGGATAAAGAATATCTTGAAGCTTTAACTTTAAATGGTTTATTATATGCTAGTGTATTAAATTTTGATAATAATATTGCACTTGATGCACTTGAGTCTGGTGCTTTAGCTTCTGGTTTATCAGGAACTGGTTCTTCATTTGTAGCTATTGTAGATGATAGTTCTATTGACAATGTCAAAGAGGCTTGGAATTCTTATGATGGCAAGATTATTGAAACAATAGTAGATAATGAAGGAACAAGGTTTATTTAA
- a CDS encoding SPL family radical SAM protein, producing the protein MHYVNSKSILSNKNGMNLYRGCSHGCIYCDSRSKVYNMNHDFEDIEIKANAIELLKKALKSKREKIMIGTGAMTDPYIPIEEELNHLRQSLELIYKYGHGFTCITKSDLILRDLDLLKKINKKSKVVVQMTLTTYDEDLCKVLEPNVSSTKERVKVLEQLNKSNIPTVVWLCPILPFINDTEENINGIIDYCIETNVEGIICFGIGMTLREGNREYFYKNLDKSFPALKEKYIETYGNSYILNSPNNKKLMEMFYKRTKENNIMNNPNEIFEYLNELPNKDNTKQTTFF; encoded by the coding sequence ATGCATTATGTGAATTCTAAAAGTATTTTGTCTAATAAGAATGGTATGAACCTATACAGAGGATGCTCTCATGGATGTATCTATTGTGACTCTAGAAGTAAAGTTTACAATATGAATCATGATTTTGAAGATATTGAAATTAAAGCAAATGCCATTGAGCTACTTAAAAAAGCTCTTAAATCAAAAAGAGAAAAAATTATGATTGGAACTGGAGCTATGACAGATCCATATATCCCGATTGAGGAAGAATTAAATCATCTAAGGCAATCTTTAGAATTAATTTATAAATATGGTCATGGATTTACCTGTATAACTAAATCTGATTTAATTTTAAGAGATTTAGATTTATTAAAAAAGATTAATAAAAAATCAAAAGTAGTTGTACAAATGACTTTAACTACATATGATGAAGATTTATGCAAAGTACTTGAGCCAAATGTATCTAGCACAAAAGAAAGAGTAAAAGTACTTGAGCAGTTAAATAAATCAAATATTCCAACTGTTGTATGGCTATGCCCAATTTTACCATTTATTAACGATACAGAAGAAAATATAAATGGAATAATTGATTATTGCATTGAAACAAATGTGGAAGGAATAATTTGTTTTGGTATTGGAATGACTTTAAGAGAAGGAAATAGAGAATATTTCTATAAAAATCTAGATAAGAGTTTTCCAGCTCTTAAAGAAAAATATATTGAAACTTATGGAAACAGTTATATCTTAAATAGTCCAAATAATAAGAAACTAATGGAAATGTTCTATAAAAGAACAAAAGAAAACAATATCATGAATAATCCAAATGAAATATTTGAATATTTGAATGAACTTCCAAATAAAGATAATACTAAACAAACTACCTTCTTTTAA
- a CDS encoding chorismate mutase: MDEKEIMSLFKSEYEARNILEASRKRIDEIDNDLVNLISERTSLAKDIVSAKVFLGMEIYDKSREDAIHNKVNKLAHEKNIDDDILSDIMNMLTILSKNKQKEILEE, translated from the coding sequence GTGGATGAGAAAGAGATAATGAGCTTATTTAAAAGTGAATATGAAGCTCGTAATATTCTTGAAGCGTCTAGAAAAAGAATTGATGAAATTGATAATGATTTAGTTAACTTAATTAGTGAAAGAACTTCACTTGCTAAGGATATTGTTTCTGCTAAAGTTTTTTTAGGTATGGAAATTTATGATAAATCAAGAGAAGATGCAATCCATAACAAAGTAAATAAATTAGCTCATGAAAAAAATATTGATGATGATATTCTTAGTGATATTATGAATATGCTAACAATTTTAAGTAAAAATAAACAGAAGGAAATTTTGGAGGAATGA
- a CDS encoding 30S ribosomal protein S17e codes for MGNIRTSFVKRISKELIETNAGKFTTDFEENKKLVAEYSTVSTKHLRNKIAGYITRLVRQQANQV; via the coding sequence ATGGGAAATATTAGAACTTCATTCGTAAAACGTATATCTAAAGAATTAATTGAAACTAATGCTGGTAAATTTACTACTGATTTTGAAGAAAACAAAAAATTAGTAGCGGAATACTCTACTGTAAGTACTAAACATTTAAGAAATAAAATTGCTGGTTACATTACTAGATTAGTAAGACAACAAGCAAACCAAGTTTAA